The region GCTGAGCTCGGCGCCTGAGAGCACGAAGTCGCGCAGCCAGAGCTTGAGTGCTTGCTTGCGCGCCGGGTTCAGCTGCGCCGCAGCCGGGCTTTGGGCGATGGCTTTGTACTTGGCGTACAAGGCTTCGTCCGAACCCTGGCGGGTGAAGAACTCGGTGACGGCGGGCAGGGCGGCGTTGTAGGCCTCGCGCAGCTCGGGGCTATTGGCCACGGCATTCAGGTGGCTCACCGCCCCCCAGGACGCGCCCAGGCGCTCGGTGGCCACGCCCAAGCAGGCCGACAGAGCGTCGTAGTCCGCCGGGGTTTGCTCGGAGGTGGCCAGGGCCAGCGCCGCATCGGCCTCGGCCAGCAATTGTTCGATGGCGGGCTGGATATGTTCGGGCCGGATGCTGGCGAAGGCGGGCAGGGCGGCGGTACTCAGCAGTGGGTTGCTCATCGATGCTTTCGGGATGGTCGTGGGGCGTGCCTGCTTGCTTGCTTTGAGCGGGCGAGGTGGGGCTGGGCCAGTCTAGCTTTAGCCGGCCAAGGCTGCAGTTCGTTCAGCCGATTCCATGGTGTTGACCAGGAGCATGGTGATGGTCATGGGGCCAACGCCGCCGGGCACCGGGGTGATCCAGCCGGCCACTTCCTTGACGCCGGCGAAGTCGACGTCGCCGCAGAGCTTGCCTTCATCATTGCGGTTCATGCCCACATCGATGACCACAGCGCCGGGCTTGACCATATCGGCGGTCAGCACATCGCGCTTGCCCACGGCGGCTACGACGATGTCTGCTTGGCGGGTGTGGTGGGCCAAGTCAGTGGTACCGCTGTGGCAGACCGTTACGGTGGCATTGGCCTGCAAGAGCATCATGGCCATGGGCTTGCCGACGATGTTGGAGCGGCCGATCACCACGGCGTGCTTGCCGCGCAGGTCCATCATGCCGATGCTCTCCAGCATCTTCATGCAGCCGTAAGGGGTGCAGGCCTTGAAGCCAGCCTCGCCGACCATCAGTGCGCCGGCGCTCTCAATCGCGAAGCCGTCCACGTCCTTGGCCGGAGAGATGGCTTCGATGACCTTGTGGTCGTCGATGTGCTTGGGCAGGGGCAGTTGCACCAAGATGCCGTGGATGCTGGGGTCATTGTTGAGTGCGTCGATGCGGGCCAGCAGTTCGGCCTCGCTCATCGTGGCTTCGTACTTCTCCAGCACCGAGTGCAGGCCGGCGTCTTGGCAGGCCTTGACCTTGTTGCGCACATACACCTGGGAGGCCGGGTTGTCGCCCACCAGCACCACGGCCAGGCCGGGCTTCACACCCTTGGCGGTCAGCGCCGCAGCGCGCTGCGCCACTTCGGCGCGGACTTGTTGGGACAGGGCGTTGCCGTCGATGAGTTGGGCTGTCATGGCTGTGGACTCCGGTGATGCTGGACGTAAAAACTTGGACTTTGAAAATGCAAAAAGCCGCTGAACAATCAGCGGCCGTTTTGGCGGGGCGGGTGGGGCTCAGGCCTTGGCCGGGGCGCCGAGTGCGATCTTGAGCAGATCGGCCACCGTGTTGGCATTGAGCTTTTCCATGATGTTGGCGCGGTGCGCTTCCACCGTTTTGATGCTGATGCCGAGGTCGTCGGCGATCTGCTTGTTCAGGCGGCCGGCGACGATGCGCTCCAGCACCTGGGCTTCACGCGTGGTCAGGCGGGACAGCAGGGCGTCGCGGCTGGCGGCTTCTTGGTGGGTGGAGAAGGCGTTGCGGGCCTGGTCCAGCATGCGCTCAACCAGGTTGACCAATTCGTCTTCCTTGAAGGGCTTTTCGATGAAGTCCATCGCGCCCTTCTTCATGGTCTGCACGGCCATGGGCACATCGCCGTGGCCGGTGATGAAGACCACGGGCAGGGGGCTCTTGCGCTCGAGCAGGCGGTCTTGCAACTCCAGGCCGCTCATGCCTTCCATGCGGATGTCGGCGATCAGGCAGGCAACTTCGCGGGGGTCGTAGCGGCTCAGGAAGGACTCGGCGGAGTCAAAGCACTTGACGCGGTAATCCTTGCCTTCGAGCAGCCATTGCAAGGAATCGCGTACGGCCTCGTCGTCATCGACAACGTAGACATTACCCTTTTTCGGAATCAGACTCATGGTGTCGCTATTTGGTTTGTGCCGCTGACCGATGCCCCTGTGGGGACCTCAGTGCGTGAGATGTCTACTGGAATGCTGAAGGCGAACCTGCAGCCTACAACTGCGTCCCCATTGTATAAGTTCTCAGCCCTGATCCGACCCTGGTGAGACTCGACGATAGACCGGCATAACCCTAGGCCGATGCCCAAACCGTCGGACTTGGTGGAGAAAAAGGCCTCGTACATTCTGGAGATCACTTCTTCGGGCATGCCCGGGCCCATATCGGTGACGCTGAAGTCTATGTGCCCGCCCAATTCGGGCGTGTGCTTGGGCACCACGCGCAGCTCAATGTGGCGGCGCGAGGCCGGCAGGCCGGCGTTGTCGATCGCTTCCGCCGCGTTCTTCAGCAGATTCATCAAGACCTGTTCGATCAGGATGGGGTCCACCATCAGCTGCGGCAGGCGCTGCGCGATATAGGTGTGGATGGCGACATTGCGGCGCCGCAGCTCGATGCCGGCCAACTCGACCGCGTCCTCGACGATGTCGTAGGCATTGGCCGCTTCGCGCTTGGGCTCGCTGCGCTTCACGAAGTTGCGGATGCGGTGAATGATCTGCCCGGCGCGCGCCGCTTGCTTGGCGGTTTTCTCCAGCGCGGCCAGCAGGTCTTCTTTTTGAATCGCGTCGTTGCGCACCCGGCTGACCATGCCGTTGCAGTAATTGGTGATGGCGGTGAGCGGCTGGTTCAGCTCATGCGCCACGCTGGACGCCATCTCGCCCATGGTCATCAGGCGGCTGGTCATCTGCGCCTTCTCGGCCTGGCTGGCGGCCAGGGCCTCGGCCTTGCGGCGGGTGGTGATGTCGGTGGCGATCAGCATCTGCGCCAAGCGGCCATCGGTCCATTGCAGATAGCGGCTGCGCACGTCGAACCACATCTCCAGCGACTCGACATAGACCTCGCGCGGGTCGGAGCCGGTTTCGGTCAGATGCTGGGCGGGCAGGCCGGAGTAGTCGTCCACCTCCTCATCCACATCCGGCCCGGCGCTGCGGCCCAGCTGGCTGCCGGAGAGCTGGGCGTGGCCGGCCGGGTCGGCGCCGAACCAGAGCCGGTAGCTGCGGTTGGCGAAGAGCAACTCGCCCTGCTGCACTGAGAGCACCGACACGGCCGCGTCCAGGCCTTCCAACACCGTGGTGAAACGTTCGTGCGAGGCGGAAAGCTGATCGCGCACGCGTTTGGCCTCGGTGATATTGGTCATCGAGGTCATCCAGCCGCTTTGCTTGCCCTTGGCATCCACCAGGGGTGAGAGGTAGATGCGGCCGTCAAAAATGCTGCCGTCCTTGCGCATGATCTTGACCTCGGCGCCACCTGCCGGGCTGCGGCCGTTGATCTCTTGCGCCAGCAGGCGGCCGTTTTCTTCAAAGCGGTCCGGCGGCCAGAAAGGGAAGGGCGGCTTGCGGCCCACCAACTCGGCTTCCGAGAAGCCGGTCATGGCGCAAAAAGCCGGGTTGACGTAGGAGATGCGTGACTCCATGTCCATGGCCCTCATGCCGGTCAGCATGGAATTCTCCATCGCGCGGCGGAAGTTCATCTCCGAACTCAAGGCGTTCTGAATCTGCAGGCGCCGGCGCATATGGCGCCAGGTGCCCAGGAGCATCCACACCGTCAGGGTCGACAGCGCCACCACCATCCAGAACAAGGTGTTGCTGATCAGACCGAAGCTGCTTCGATAGCCCTCGCCGCGCAGCACCAAGCCGTTCAGCGCCGGGGCCAGCGGCACCTCATGCAGGATGGACGGCAGCTTGGTCGGTTTGCCCGGCATGGGGGTGACGGTGCTGGAGACCACTTGCTCGCCCGAGTCCAGTACGCTGACCACATGGCGCGAGGCGACCTCGCTGGGGATGTAATAGCGCAGCAAGGCCTCTACCGAGTACTCGGCAATCACCACGCCTGAGAAGCCATTGCGATCCAGCAAAGGCACCTGAATCTGGAACACGGTGGTGTTGTTGGCGTCGCGGAAAGGGGCCGAGTAGACCGGTGCCCGGCGTTCGCGTGCGGCCTCGAAGGCCAGCGTTGGCGCATTGGACTGGTTGGCCATGGGCATGGAGGGGTCATTGCCGTCCGGCACCATCAGGCTGTCGGCCTGAAAGCCGGCGGCGCTGACGCTGGCGCGGCGATCGCGCCGGCTAGACAACCAGGTCACATGGGTGATCTCGGGGCGCTCGCGGGCGAAGGTGGCGGCCTGGGTCGAGAACTCTTGCGCGTCCGTGGCGCGGGTCGCGATCTCGCGGGCGATGCGCACCAACTGCTCTTGGTTCTCGATCAAACGCAGGCGAATTTGCTGCTGGGCAATTTCGGTGTCGCGCTTAACGGCTTCAGTCTCGCGCTCAACTTCCTCGTTCCGCAAATACCAAAAGGCCAAGATGATGGCCATCAGGAACAGCAGCACCGAAATCAGCGGGCCTAAGGTCGCGAAGCGGTCTTGCCGCGAGGGCGACTGACGGCGCCACCAAACCATGGCCTTTTGCTGCAGTGGGCCCACCAGGGGGCTGCGATAGTTTTTCAGTTTGAACGGGAAGGGCATGGCGCGATTATCAGAGCCCTTGAAGTGCCGATCGAGATTAAAGCGAGCCCGGCAGCCTGTGCGATCCATGGCGGGTTTTACGTACGTAATTCCACATTACGAAATGCTCTCGCACAATTTGAGAGTGGCGCAAAGTTGTGAGACACTGCGCGCAAACGCGAAAAGCCAAAAGCAAGAGACGTTTGCCCTTGGCGCTTGGTCCGGCCTGAATTTGCCCGGCCAAGCGGTTTGTCAAATGGCGAGAATGTGGCCAGCAAAGAAGCTGGCGCAACTGGCCCGATACCCCAAAGTTTGGAGACATGCATGTCCGCGCAGCCACAGTCTTTTCTAGGCGCAGCCGCCACTGACACCGATTCGCTGGAAACCAAGGAATGGTTGGACGCGCTGTCCGCCGTGATTGGTGAAGAGGGTGGTGAGCGTGCGCATTTCTTGCTCGAAAGCCTGATCGATCATGCCCGCCAAGCCGGCATCGACGTGCCGTTCTCGGCCAATACGGCTTACGTCAACACCATTCCTGCCAACCAGGAAGTGCGTTGCCCCGGCAATATCGAAATCGAAAAGCGCCTGCGCGCCTATATGCGCTGGAATGCCATGGCCATGGTGGTGCGGGCCAATCGCCTGAACCCGGCTGACGGCGGCGACCTGGGCGGCCATATCGGCTCCTTCGCCTCACTGGCTTCGATGTTGGGCGCCGGCTTCAACCATTTCTGGCATGCCGAGAGTGAAAACCACGGCGGCGATCTGCTCTATATCCAAGGCCACAGCGCGCCCGGCATCTATGCCCGCGCTTTCCTGGAAGGCCGCCTGTCCGAAGCGCAGCTCGACAACTTCCGCCAGGAAGTGGACGGCCAAGGCCTGTCCAGCTACCCGCATCCCAAGCTGATGCCCGAGTTCTGGCAGTTCCCCACCGTCTCAATGGGCTTGGGCCCTTTGATGGCCATCTACCAGGCGCGCTTCCTGAAGTATCTGCATGCTCGCGGCATTGCCAATACCGAGAACCGCAAGGTCTGGGCCTTTATGGGCGACGGCGAGATGGACGAGCCGGAATCGCTGGGCGCCATTGGCCTCGCCGCGCGCGAAGGTTTGGACAATCTGGTCTTCGTCATCAACTGCAATCTGCAGCGCCTGGACGGCCCAGTGCGCGGCAACGGCAAGATCATCCAAGAGCTGGAAGGCGAGTTCCGCGGCAGCGGCTGGAACGTCATCAAGCTGATCTGGGGCAAGGGCTGGGACGAGCTGCTGGCTCGCGACAAGAGCGGCAAGTTGAAGCAGCTGATGATGGAAACCGTGGACGGTGACTATCAAGCCATGAAGGCCAATGACGGCGCCTTTGTGCGCAAGAACTTCTTCGGCAAGTACCCCGAGACCGCCAAGCTGGTCGAGCACATGAGCGACGAAGAGATCTTCGAGCTGCGCCGCGGTGGCCACCAGCCCGAGAAGGTCTTTGCTGCGTTCCATGCGGCCCACAACAACAACTCGGGTCAGCCCACGCTCTTGCTGGTCAAGACGGTTAAGGGCTATGGCATGGGCAAGGCCGGTGAAGGCAAGAACACCGTTCACCAGACCAAGAAACTGACGGATGAGGACATCAAGTACATCCGCGACCGCTTCGGTATCCCGATTCCTGACAGCGAGCTGCCCAAGCTGCCGTACTACAAGCCGGCCGACGACACGCCCGAAATGCGCTATCTGCACGAGCGCCGTCAGGCCCTGGGCGGCTACCTGCCCAAGCGCCGCGTCAAGGCCGACGAGACCTTCACCGTTCCGCCCCTGAGCACCTTCCAAGCCGTGCTGGACGCGACCGCCGAAGGCCGTGAAATCTCGACTACCCAAGCCTATGTGCGCTTCCTGACGCAGCTGCTGCGCGACAAGGATCTGGGCCCGCGCACCGTGCCCATCCTGGTTGACGAAGCGCGCACCTTCGGCATGGAAGGCCTGTTCCGCCAGATCGGTATCTACAACCCCAAGGGTCAGCTCTACACGCCGGTCGACAAAGACCAGGTGATGTACTACCGCGAGGCCAAGGACGGCCAGATCCTGCAAGAAGGCATCAACGAAGCCGGCGGCATGGCCAGCTGGATCGCTGCGGCCACGAGCTACTCGACGAACAACCGGGTGATGATCCCGTTCTACGTCTACTACTCGATGTTCGGCTTCCAGCGCATCGGTGACCTGGCCTGGGCGGCCGGCGATATGCAAGCGCGCGGCTTCTTGCTGGGCGGCACCTCGGGCCGCACCACGCTGAACGGCGAAGGCCTGCAGCACGAAGATGGCCACAGCCACATTCTGGCCGGCACCATCCCCAACTGCGTGAGCTACGACCCGACCTTCGCGCACGAAGTGGCGGTGATCCTGCACAGCGGACTGAAGCGCATGGTGGAGAACCAAGAGAACATCTACTTCTACATCACCCTGCTGAACGAGAACTACCCCATGCCTGGCCTGCGTGCCGGCACGGAAGAGCAGATTCTGAAGGGCATGTATCTGCTGGATCCGGCTGCCGCTAACGCCGATGCCAAGCTGACGGTGAACCTGCTGGGCTCGGGCACCATCCTGCGCGAAAGCCTGGCCGCCAAGGACTTGCTGGAGCAGGACTGGGGCGTGGCCGCCAATGTGTGGAGCTGCCCAAGCTTCAACGAACTGGCCCGCGACGGCCAGGATGTGGAGCGCTACAACCTGCTGCACCCCACCGCCGAGCAACGCGTGTCCTTCGTGGCTCAGCAGCTGAGCCAGACCAGCGGCCCGGTGATTGCCTCGACCGACTATATGAAGAACTACGCGGAGCAGATCCGCGCCTACGTGCCGGCCGGTCGCACTTACAAGGTCTTGGGTACCGACGGCTTTGGCCGTTCGGACTTCCGCTCCAAGCTGCGTGAGCACTTCGAGATCAACCGTCACTACATCGTGGTGGCCGCGCTGAATACCCTGGCCGACGAGGGCAAGCTGCCTAAGGCAAAGGTGGCCGAAGCGATCGCGAAGTACGGCATCAAGGCTGACAAGATCAACCCTCTGTACGCATAACCCACCCCCGAAGCGCTGACGCGCCTCCCCCCTGATTTGAAAGAAGGGGGCAGAGCCCGACACGGACCGGCAGAGCCGGATCCGTGGGCTCAGCTGGATGGATGCCCTGGCTTCGCCGGGCATGGCTTGCAAGCGATGAGTTAGTGGAGAACAAACATGGCATTGGTAGAAGTCAAGGTCCCGGACATCGGTGACGTCAAAGACGTGGCAGTGATTGAGCTGCTGGTCAAGGTGGGTGACACGGTCGCCCTGGAACAAAGCTTGATCACCGTGGAGAGCGACAAGGCCTCCATGGAAATCCCGAGCACCCACGCCGGTGTGGTGAAGGAGATCAAGGTCGCCATCGGCGACAAGGTCAATGAAGGTAGTTTGGTGCTGCTGGTGGAAGCTGCCGGTGCAGCAACTGCTGCCGCTGCGCCCGCGCCTGCCGTGGCGGCAGCGCCTGTTGCCGCCCCTGCGCCCGTCGCCGCCGCGCCGGTCGCTGCTGCAGCTGCCAGCAGCTTCATCGAAGTCGTGGTGCCCGACATCGGCGACTTCGACTCGGTCGCCGTCATCGAGGTCTTCGTCAAGGTGGGTGACACCATCAAGATGGAGCAAAGCCTGGTCACCGTGGAGAGCGATAAGGCCTCCATGGAGATCCCTAGCTCGCACGCTGGCGTGATCCGCGAACTCAAGGTCAAGCTGGGCGACAAGATCGCCAAGGGGTCGCTGCTGGCTGTCGTGGAAGTGGCGGGTGCTGCTACGCCTGCACCGGCCGCCGCGCCTGTTGCTGCAGCCGCTGCACCCGTGGCTGCTGCAGCTCCGGCTGCCGCTGCTGTCGCCGCCCCGGTGGTAGCAACTGCCAGCGTGGCCATGCCCGCTGCTGCACACAACCCCACCGTTGCCCCCACGGGCAAGTTGCCTCACGCCTCGCCCAGCATCCGCCGCCTGGCGCGTGAGCTGGGTGTGCCGCTGACGGAAGTTGCCGGCAGCGGCATGAAGGGCCGCATCACCGAGCAAGACGTGCAAGGCTTTGTGAAGAGCGTGATGAGCGGTGCGGTGCAGACCTTGGCACAAAAGGCTGCGGCACCTGCTGCTTCGGCCAACGCTTCGGGCGGCGCCTTCCCCGGCCTGCTGCCCTGGCCCAAGGTGGACTTCGAGAAGTTCGGCGCGGTCGAGCGCAAGGACATGTCGCGCATCAAGAAAATCTCGGGCGCCAATCTGCATCGCAACTGGGTGGTCATCCCGCATGTGACCAACCACGACGATGCCG is a window of Paucibacter sp. KCTC 42545 DNA encoding:
- the folD gene encoding bifunctional methylenetetrahydrofolate dehydrogenase/methenyltetrahydrofolate cyclohydrolase FolD → MTAQLIDGNALSQQVRAEVAQRAAALTAKGVKPGLAVVLVGDNPASQVYVRNKVKACQDAGLHSVLEKYEATMSEAELLARIDALNNDPSIHGILVQLPLPKHIDDHKVIEAISPAKDVDGFAIESAGALMVGEAGFKACTPYGCMKMLESIGMMDLRGKHAVVIGRSNIVGKPMAMMLLQANATVTVCHSGTTDLAHHTRQADIVVAAVGKRDVLTADMVKPGAVVIDVGMNRNDEGKLCGDVDFAGVKEVAGWITPVPGGVGPMTITMLLVNTMESAERTAALAG
- a CDS encoding response regulator transcription factor; translated protein: MSLIPKKGNVYVVDDDEAVRDSLQWLLEGKDYRVKCFDSAESFLSRYDPREVACLIADIRMEGMSGLELQDRLLERKSPLPVVFITGHGDVPMAVQTMKKGAMDFIEKPFKEDELVNLVERMLDQARNAFSTHQEAASRDALLSRLTTREAQVLERIVAGRLNKQIADDLGISIKTVEAHRANIMEKLNANTVADLLKIALGAPAKA
- a CDS encoding PAS domain S-box protein — protein: MVWWRRQSPSRQDRFATLGPLISVLLFLMAIILAFWYLRNEEVERETEAVKRDTEIAQQQIRLRLIENQEQLVRIAREIATRATDAQEFSTQAATFARERPEITHVTWLSSRRDRRASVSAAGFQADSLMVPDGNDPSMPMANQSNAPTLAFEAARERRAPVYSAPFRDANNTTVFQIQVPLLDRNGFSGVVIAEYSVEALLRYYIPSEVASRHVVSVLDSGEQVVSSTVTPMPGKPTKLPSILHEVPLAPALNGLVLRGEGYRSSFGLISNTLFWMVVALSTLTVWMLLGTWRHMRRRLQIQNALSSEMNFRRAMENSMLTGMRAMDMESRISYVNPAFCAMTGFSEAELVGRKPPFPFWPPDRFEENGRLLAQEINGRSPAGGAEVKIMRKDGSIFDGRIYLSPLVDAKGKQSGWMTSMTNITEAKRVRDQLSASHERFTTVLEGLDAAVSVLSVQQGELLFANRSYRLWFGADPAGHAQLSGSQLGRSAGPDVDEEVDDYSGLPAQHLTETGSDPREVYVESLEMWFDVRSRYLQWTDGRLAQMLIATDITTRRKAEALAASQAEKAQMTSRLMTMGEMASSVAHELNQPLTAITNYCNGMVSRVRNDAIQKEDLLAALEKTAKQAARAGQIIHRIRNFVKRSEPKREAANAYDIVEDAVELAGIELRRRNVAIHTYIAQRLPQLMVDPILIEQVLMNLLKNAAEAIDNAGLPASRRHIELRVVPKHTPELGGHIDFSVTDMGPGMPEEVISRMYEAFFSTKSDGLGIGLGLCRSIVESHQGRIRAENLYNGDAVVGCRFAFSIPVDISRTEVPTGASVSGTNQIATP
- the aceE gene encoding pyruvate dehydrogenase (acetyl-transferring), homodimeric type, with translation MSAQPQSFLGAAATDTDSLETKEWLDALSAVIGEEGGERAHFLLESLIDHARQAGIDVPFSANTAYVNTIPANQEVRCPGNIEIEKRLRAYMRWNAMAMVVRANRLNPADGGDLGGHIGSFASLASMLGAGFNHFWHAESENHGGDLLYIQGHSAPGIYARAFLEGRLSEAQLDNFRQEVDGQGLSSYPHPKLMPEFWQFPTVSMGLGPLMAIYQARFLKYLHARGIANTENRKVWAFMGDGEMDEPESLGAIGLAAREGLDNLVFVINCNLQRLDGPVRGNGKIIQELEGEFRGSGWNVIKLIWGKGWDELLARDKSGKLKQLMMETVDGDYQAMKANDGAFVRKNFFGKYPETAKLVEHMSDEEIFELRRGGHQPEKVFAAFHAAHNNNSGQPTLLLVKTVKGYGMGKAGEGKNTVHQTKKLTDEDIKYIRDRFGIPIPDSELPKLPYYKPADDTPEMRYLHERRQALGGYLPKRRVKADETFTVPPLSTFQAVLDATAEGREISTTQAYVRFLTQLLRDKDLGPRTVPILVDEARTFGMEGLFRQIGIYNPKGQLYTPVDKDQVMYYREAKDGQILQEGINEAGGMASWIAAATSYSTNNRVMIPFYVYYSMFGFQRIGDLAWAAGDMQARGFLLGGTSGRTTLNGEGLQHEDGHSHILAGTIPNCVSYDPTFAHEVAVILHSGLKRMVENQENIYFYITLLNENYPMPGLRAGTEEQILKGMYLLDPAAANADAKLTVNLLGSGTILRESLAAKDLLEQDWGVAANVWSCPSFNELARDGQDVERYNLLHPTAEQRVSFVAQQLSQTSGPVIASTDYMKNYAEQIRAYVPAGRTYKVLGTDGFGRSDFRSKLREHFEINRHYIVVAALNTLADEGKLPKAKVAEAIAKYGIKADKINPLYA
- the aceF gene encoding dihydrolipoyllysine-residue acetyltransferase; the encoded protein is MALVEVKVPDIGDVKDVAVIELLVKVGDTVALEQSLITVESDKASMEIPSTHAGVVKEIKVAIGDKVNEGSLVLLVEAAGAATAAAAPAPAVAAAPVAAPAPVAAAPVAAAAASSFIEVVVPDIGDFDSVAVIEVFVKVGDTIKMEQSLVTVESDKASMEIPSSHAGVIRELKVKLGDKIAKGSLLAVVEVAGAATPAPAAAPVAAAAAPVAAAAPAAAAVAAPVVATASVAMPAAAHNPTVAPTGKLPHASPSIRRLARELGVPLTEVAGSGMKGRITEQDVQGFVKSVMSGAVQTLAQKAAAPAASANASGGAFPGLLPWPKVDFEKFGAVERKDMSRIKKISGANLHRNWVVIPHVTNHDDADITELEAFRVQTNKENEKNPAAVKVTMLAFMIKAAVAALKKFPEFNASLEGEGDAQKLVLKKYYNIGFAADTPNGLVVPVIKDADKKGIFEISAEMGELAKKARDGKLGPAEMSGGCFTISSLGGIGGRYFTPIINAPEVAIMGVCKSQIEPKWDGKAFQPRLMLPLSLSWDHRVIDGAAAARFNVYFASLLADFRRIVL